From one Balaenoptera acutorostrata chromosome 6, mBalAcu1.1, whole genome shotgun sequence genomic stretch:
- the PLGRKT gene encoding plasminogen receptor (KT) isoform X2 has translation MVLEDKMISVQMLERQLMMQNEMRERQMAMQIAWSREFLKYFGTFFGIAAVSLTAGAIKKKKPAFLFPIVPLGFVLTYQYDMGYGTLIQRMKGEAENILETEKSKLQLPKGMITFENLEKARREQSKFFIDK, from the exons ATGGTTTTGGAAGACAAAATGATTTCAGTGCAAATG CTGGAAAGGCAGCTAATGATGCAGAATGAaatgagagaaagacaaatggctATGCAGATTGCTTGGTCTCGGGAATTCCTCAAATATTTTGGAACTTTTTTTGGCATTGCAGCCGTCTCTTTAACAGCTGG agcaattaaaaagaagaagccTGCCTTCCTCTTCCCTATCGTTCCATTAGGCTTTGTCCTTACCTACCAGTATGACATGGGCTACGGGACCCTTATACAAAGAATGAAAG GTGAAGCCGAGAACATACTGGAAACAGAAAAGAGTAAGTTGCAGCTGCCAAAAGGAATGATCACTTTTGAAAACCTTGAAAAAGCAAGAAGGGAACAGAGTAAATTCTTCATAGACAAATGA